The following is a genomic window from Fusarium oxysporum Fo47 chromosome IV, complete sequence.
TTTGTGACGAACGAGGAGACGAAGATGCGATGCCCGAGAACCTTGTCGCCATCCGAAGGACGGCTCAAGGTATCCTTGTTGAGTTAGAGAACAGCCGACACCATATCCACCAGAAGCTGGAGAAGTCTGCATGGGACCGAGCCATCGACACAGCTCTGTCGCACAGCTTGCAACAACTCCAAGCTACCGAGGGTGCTGACAACGGAGAAGCCGACAACTTGACCCGCGAAGCTGAGCTGATCAAGGCCAACTTCAACCGCGAAGCCTACGGGGAAGTCTTGGAGCAGGACaaggctggtgatgctgcCATGATTCAAATGCTCCTCACGGCGCAGTTCGACATTCTCGCATCACTTTCCGATACGCTCGGcatggatgaggaagaagccgTCGCTCATGCGAAGGAGATGATTAACCGTCTCCTCCAAACCGGCTTCACAGCGGCCGGTCAGGTCGTCAAGCCTGATGGTTCGATGCCCGTTGTCGAAGTCTTCTCGCCCAGCAAGCGAGGCACACCCAAGCGCAAGAAGGCCATTGCGATGCACATCAAGCCTGTTTCGGCTCCCAACTTTATGCCCGCGCATAGCGACCACGCTCCTGTCAGCCCCATGAAGGGATCACCACGAAGACGTAAGGTGTTGGGAGCCTCCAAGAAGGGCGTCAGCTTCACGCCAGTGAAGgctaagaagaagggtgGAGTCCGATGGAGGGATGATGAGACGGAGGAGGGCACATTGGAGGACTTTTCGAAAACTCCTCAGAAGTACAACTCCTCCCCTGCGATTCCCTCACCCGAGAAGCCAATCGTCGCACCTATCATGCCTTCATACCTCGAGCCCGAGACATCAACAGTCGAGGAGTCAAGCCCCAGTCTCGAAATTCCCGAGGCTAGCAGCTTGGGTGCGAAGCCTAGCAGGTTCCAGGCCGGTTTCCTTTCCAAGGGACCTAGACATTCCCTTGCTGATGGATCACCCAAAGCACCCACCATGACCCTCAAGCTCGAAGCTTCACCCGATATCCAACGAACACCGCCCCTGCGATCTCTGGATGTTACTAAGAGTGGCAATTTctcaccatcgccatcggGTCTCGGTATTCCTAGAGCGATTAGACGACTTCCCACGATACACGATGAGAACAACCCTCCCGGATCTGGATCTGATTCCGAGACGAGCACTATCGATGCCCGAAAGCTTCAGACCGCCCTCCGAACCGccatgaaggagaaggctcGTAGAGCGAGCATCATGGCTGGTACAACAGCATCCAGCACCAAGCGAGTATCGTCGATGGGATCCTTGCCTGAGCGTACCGGACCCAGGCCTAGTCTGCCTGCGGCCCTCGCCAGCAGCGCCAACGGTATCTCTCGACTCCGCCGAGGTAGCGCTGAGAGGAGACGAAGCCCCCCGATGGCGTGCTCCCCCAACGACTTCAAGATAGACATGGCTCTGACACCTGGTCAAGCTAGACGCATGAACATGAACAACACAGTCACTCGAATGGAAGGCCCTGGATCAAGTCCCCAGGGTGGCATGGCGGGCAGTGCGCCGCGACGAATTACCATTGGTACGGGAGGCGGAGCTGCTCATCGCCGACGGGACAGCAGAGGCTATACCTTGCGATGAGCGATTGATATGAGGAGGGTGAAACGTATGTGTAcagattgagattgagattgcctcgatggccttggaTGGGTGC
Proteins encoded in this region:
- a CDS encoding P-loop containing nucleoside triphosphate hydrolase protein — protein: MAVMGASAAAGQNSITVAVRVRPFTIREAAQLQKNDDGTLFLGDGSLAAAPTPKLHQRGIRNVIKVVDDRCLVFDPPEDSPVQKFSRSVLPSSKKVKDQVFAFDRVFDENTTQSDVYEGTTRTLLDSVLDGYNATVFAYGATGCGKTHTITGTSQHPGIIFMTMQELFEKIEERSQDKVTDLSLSYLEIYNETIRDLLVPGGSRGGLMLREDSNQAVTVSGLTSHHPKDVQEVMDMIVQGNEYRTVSPTEANATSSRSHAVLQINIAQKDRSAGASEPHTMATLSIIDLAGSERASVTKNRGERLTEGANINKSLLALGSCINALCDRRQKQHVPYRNSKLTRLLKFSLGGNCKTVMIVCVSPSSAHFDETQNTLRYANRAKNIQTKVTRNVFNVNRHVKDFLVKIDEQMALINELKAQQKDAEAMFFAKFRKQCDKRDAMAREGIQRLRTAYENSAPERQERITNMKRLKAFERRIGMLSGWIAAFDTVCDERGDEDAMPENLVAIRRTAQGILVELENSRHHIHQKLEKSAWDRAIDTALSHSLQQLQATEGADNGEADNLTREAELIKANFNREAYGEVLEQDKAGDAAMIQMLLTAQFDILASLSDTLGMDEEEAVAHAKEMINRLLQTGFTAAGQVVKPDGSMPVVEVFSPSKRGTPKRKKAIAMHIKPVSAPNFMPAHSDHAPVSPMKGSPRRRKVLGASKKGVSFTPVKAKKKGGVRWRDDETEEGTLEDFSKTPQKYNSSPAIPSPEKPIVAPIMPSYLEPETSTVEESSPSLEIPEASSLGAKPSRFQAGFLSKGPRHSLADGSPKAPTMTLKLEASPDIQRTPPLRSLDVTKSGNFSPSPSGLGIPRAIRRLPTIHDENNPPGSGSDSETSTIDARKLQTALRTAMKEKARRASIMAGTTASSTKRVSSMGSLPERTGPRPSLPAALASSANGISRLRRGSAERRRSPPMACSPNDFKIDMALTPGQARRMNMNNTVTRMEGPGSSPQGGMAGSAPRRITIGTGGGAAHRRRDSRGYTLR